In the Chryseobacterium sp. MYb264 genome, one interval contains:
- the dcm gene encoding DNA (cytosine-5-)-methyltransferase — protein MEVTFGEYIKQKRTELGYPLRKVASHIDIDPSTLGKIEKDERQLNIEQFDNLCQILQADKNTLLNYHYSTRIFGDLKSYPKFKDVLNIVNDQLTQFVTKQTSIKFDEDWREREFSNPDATIQIGTMFSGIGAIEYALKRLNLKSKIQFACDIDNFVKQSYFANYDIDESNWYSDVHNIDGKKYNGKLDLLVGGSPCQSFSMVGKRRGFDDTRGTLFYEFARVVKESQPNVFIFENVKGLINHDNGNTFETIKATFDELGYKYFYQVLNAKNYGMPQHRERIFVIGFKDKNTKFAFPEPIDLEYKMQDFLEDFTDSKYYLKEKGVKFVTSSKNRNKRYTQINGEIALCQKANQQFNWHGDFVFEQGQREFDEFIFDVNDVEEKYYLSDKVRDYVLSPGTKTFKTSIKTDLEVARPLLQSMHKMHRAGVDNYVTHTGKIRKLTPKECLRLMGFRDDFTQVVSDTQMYRQAGNSIVVDVLIALLKQMDITKYAG, from the coding sequence ATGGAAGTTACATTTGGAGAATATATAAAACAGAAAAGAACTGAGTTAGGTTACCCACTTCGCAAAGTCGCCTCTCATATTGACATTGATCCGTCAACATTAGGAAAAATTGAAAAAGATGAGCGTCAACTTAATATTGAACAGTTTGATAATCTTTGCCAAATATTACAAGCTGATAAAAATACACTTTTAAATTATCATTATTCAACAAGAATATTCGGTGATTTAAAAAGCTATCCAAAATTTAAAGATGTTTTAAATATTGTAAATGATCAACTAACACAATTCGTAACAAAACAGACCTCGATTAAATTTGACGAAGATTGGCGTGAGAGGGAGTTCTCAAATCCTGACGCAACGATTCAAATTGGAACAATGTTCTCAGGAATTGGTGCGATTGAATATGCTTTAAAACGTTTGAATTTAAAATCAAAAATTCAATTTGCCTGTGATATTGACAACTTCGTAAAACAAAGTTATTTTGCCAACTATGACATTGATGAGAGCAATTGGTATAGTGATGTTCACAATATCGATGGTAAAAAATATAACGGAAAGTTAGATTTATTAGTTGGTGGAAGTCCTTGCCAATCCTTTTCAATGGTTGGCAAAAGACGAGGTTTTGACGACACTCGAGGAACGCTATTTTATGAATTCGCAAGAGTTGTAAAAGAAAGTCAGCCAAATGTTTTCATTTTCGAAAATGTGAAAGGATTGATAAATCACGATAACGGAAACACCTTCGAAACAATAAAAGCAACATTTGACGAACTTGGTTACAAATATTTTTATCAAGTTCTAAATGCTAAGAATTACGGGATGCCTCAACATAGAGAAAGAATTTTCGTAATAGGTTTCAAGGATAAAAACACAAAATTTGCTTTTCCTGAACCAATTGACTTAGAATATAAGATGCAGGATTTTTTAGAAGACTTTACAGATAGCAAATATTATCTGAAAGAGAAAGGAGTGAAATTTGTAACTAGTTCTAAAAACCGGAATAAAAGGTACACTCAAATTAACGGAGAGATTGCTCTTTGCCAAAAAGCTAATCAGCAGTTTAACTGGCACGGGGATTTTGTTTTCGAGCAGGGACAAAGAGAATTTGACGAATTTATTTTTGATGTAAATGATGTTGAAGAAAAATACTACTTATCAGATAAAGTTCGTGATTATGTTTTAAGCCCTGGAACAAAAACGTTTAAAACCTCAATAAAAACAGATCTTGAAGTAGCAAGACCACTTTTGCAAAGTATGCATAAAATGCATAGAGCTGGGGTAGATAATTATGTAACACACACTGGGAAAATTAGAAAACTCACACCAAAAGAATGCTTGCGCCTAATGGGATTTAGAGACGACTTTACACAAGTTGTAAGCGATACTCAAATGTATAGACAAGCAGGGAATAGCATAGTTGTCGATGTTCTTATAGCATTACTAAAACAAATGGACATTACCAAATACGCAGGCTAA
- a CDS encoding DUF262 domain-containing protein, whose protein sequence is MNRIEILEEDYEVLGILKNINIADSFVSPVNKIGEGNGEAKLYVGQDGEKITDFFGNRGFESNCFLLKEDLIQYLDEIRKEHIAPTQEYREKDRFEKLWEIKREKILRLDEVIEFKIKDQNNLQGPRVYINSTSEGYKIIRDISLPVISHLEITKIKNLEDDGVKYYFYLFSDYVNEIIEEEEPTKEDPEFEPFNPELISIDTKKITMDTLLRRLIQGTINLSPDFQRNYVWTMDKKCQLIESLMLKIPLPMFYVSADDKGNYTVVDGLQRLSTIRDYILDKKFRLQKLEFWGDQFNDATFEDLPTFIENRILETEFTFTVINPGTPEIVKRNIFKRVNRGGAPLTDQEIRHALYSGKATVLLKVLTLKKQFLTVTNSSIKANRMLDREFVLRLLSFMIRDYNLYPKNGNMDEFLSDTLKIINSMPEMNSKEVKKISENIISEIKISDVKLLIDKFTLGMVRSSIIFGEHSFRKSYPGKRKTPINKSLFEVWGVLLSEISDIKFNQLREHKNEFLNDYKNNFLKDYKFDEIISRNALKYSSVVERYTKMNNLLSKYAK, encoded by the coding sequence ATGAATCGAATTGAAATATTAGAAGAGGACTACGAAGTTTTAGGAATATTAAAGAACATAAATATTGCCGATTCTTTTGTAAGTCCCGTAAATAAAATTGGGGAAGGGAATGGTGAGGCAAAGCTTTACGTCGGTCAAGATGGAGAAAAGATCACAGACTTTTTTGGTAATAGAGGATTTGAATCCAACTGTTTTTTACTAAAAGAGGACTTAATTCAGTATTTAGATGAGATCAGAAAAGAACACATTGCTCCAACACAAGAGTATAGAGAAAAAGACAGATTTGAAAAATTATGGGAAATCAAACGTGAAAAAATTCTACGCTTAGATGAAGTAATTGAGTTCAAAATTAAAGACCAAAATAATTTACAGGGTCCTCGAGTATATATAAATTCCACTTCGGAAGGATATAAAATAATACGTGACATTTCACTCCCTGTAATTTCACATCTTGAAATAACCAAGATTAAGAATTTGGAAGATGATGGAGTCAAATATTATTTTTATTTGTTTTCGGACTATGTAAATGAGATTATTGAGGAGGAAGAACCCACAAAAGAAGACCCTGAATTTGAACCATTTAATCCTGAATTAATATCTATTGATACCAAAAAGATAACAATGGATACACTTTTGAGAAGATTAATACAGGGCACTATAAATCTTAGTCCGGATTTTCAAAGGAATTACGTTTGGACGATGGATAAAAAATGTCAACTTATAGAATCTCTAATGCTCAAAATTCCTCTTCCAATGTTTTATGTTTCAGCAGACGATAAAGGTAATTACACTGTAGTAGATGGTTTACAAAGACTTTCAACAATCAGAGATTATATTTTAGATAAGAAATTCAGGCTTCAAAAATTAGAATTTTGGGGAGATCAGTTTAACGATGCCACATTCGAAGATTTACCCACATTTATTGAAAACAGAATCTTAGAAACAGAATTTACTTTTACAGTTATTAATCCTGGAACACCTGAGATAGTTAAAAGAAATATTTTTAAGAGAGTAAACCGTGGAGGCGCACCATTAACTGATCAAGAAATACGACACGCCCTTTATAGTGGAAAGGCAACCGTATTACTAAAGGTATTGACTTTAAAAAAGCAGTTCCTTACTGTTACAAACAGTTCCATAAAGGCTAATAGAATGCTTGATAGAGAATTTGTATTGAGACTTCTATCGTTTATGATTCGCGATTATAATCTATATCCGAAAAATGGAAATATGGATGAATTTCTAAGTGATACGCTTAAAATAATAAATTCAATGCCTGAAATGAACTCGAAAGAAGTAAAAAAGATTTCAGAAAACATAATATCAGAAATAAAAATTAGCGATGTAAAATTACTGATTGATAAATTTACTCTAGGTATGGTAAGGTCATCTATTATATTTGGTGAGCATTCCTTTAGAAAAAGCTATCCTGGAAAAAGAAAAACACCTATTAATAAATCTTTATTTGAAGTTTGGGGTGTTTTGTTATCCGAAATTTCGGATATAAAATTTAACCAACTAAGAGAACATAAAAATGAGTTTCTAAATGATTACAAAAATAATTTTTTGAAAGATTATAAATTTGATGAAATCATTTCAAGAAATGCTCTGAAATACAGCTCTGTAGTGGAAAGATACACGAAAATGAATAATTTATTATCTAAATACGCAAAATGA
- a CDS encoding AAA family ATPase yields MINSLTLQAFKSFFYRELDLENLTILTGLNSSGKSSIIQSLLILEKAFKNEKSLLLNGHGTESDLKNKNSKDDIELKIEIDSEEYSIQFPDSTKTFEPGLFPKLWYISANRFGPQLSIPISNDEELKNMIGRNGENVLQCIRYYDSVNPTPLNESIKHPDATSFTILENVRTWLKVISPNVSFNYEVLDISDTSYATYDGHRATNVGFGLSYILPVITTLLVSTLEKNNLVIIENPEAHLHPKGQTELAKLICMCAKLGTQVIVETHSDHIFTGVRLFTKENDFSDNTLIHWLELNENRNTEVTTIFIDKDGRVNDWPKGFFDQFELNHSKLI; encoded by the coding sequence ATGATAAACAGTCTCACATTACAAGCATTTAAATCATTTTTTTACAGAGAATTAGATTTAGAGAACTTAACTATTCTTACAGGTTTAAATAGTAGCGGAAAAAGCTCAATTATTCAATCGTTGTTAATTCTTGAAAAAGCATTTAAAAATGAGAAAAGCCTGTTACTAAATGGTCACGGAACAGAATCAGATTTAAAGAACAAAAACTCGAAGGATGATATTGAACTTAAAATTGAAATAGACAGTGAGGAATATTCAATACAATTTCCTGACAGTACAAAAACATTTGAACCAGGTCTTTTTCCTAAGTTATGGTATATTTCGGCAAATAGATTTGGGCCTCAATTATCAATTCCTATTTCAAATGATGAAGAATTAAAAAATATGATAGGCAGAAATGGTGAAAATGTATTACAATGCATAAGATATTATGATTCAGTAAATCCAACACCCCTTAATGAATCAATAAAACACCCCGACGCAACTTCTTTCACTATCCTAGAAAATGTTCGAACTTGGTTAAAAGTGATTTCGCCTAATGTTAGTTTCAACTACGAAGTACTAGATATTAGCGATACATCTTATGCAACGTATGACGGACATAGAGCAACAAACGTTGGCTTTGGACTAAGCTACATTCTTCCAGTAATAACAACTTTGTTAGTCTCAACATTAGAGAAAAACAATTTGGTGATTATTGAAAATCCGGAAGCTCATTTACACCCGAAAGGTCAAACTGAGCTTGCAAAACTAATTTGTATGTGTGCAAAATTAGGTACACAAGTAATTGTAGAAACGCATAGTGACCACATATTTACGGGAGTTAGATTATTTACAAAAGAAAATGACTTTTCGGATAATACATTAATACATTGGTTAGAACTAAACGAAAATAGAAATACTGAGGTTACGACAATTTTTATTGATAAAGATGGTCGTGTCAATGACTGGCCAAAAGGATTTTTTGATCAATTTGAATTAAATCATTCTAAACTAATTTAG
- a CDS encoding HNH endonuclease, which produces MPEYQKIKIDNLEYFIIDAIQDFRAEDSFIHRSNKLAQFDGNGESKKHVGTYKGELGRKISNFFDYSTWGLEHFDSHKKRKTLNSARESGAIIQDYTCFFSKTNLLKYLDDAKAEYYNQEQIYHNDISVYFEKRYQEVQNIDTEYIPFSIYDASDNLSQRQNRGYIRSDDSIWKLWRELILPKISYLSILKLVPVLPQEGNSKPIFYFRILLDYQFRTFVHPSALQMIEEIVFDIPEIEEIKKSYRIGQEKYRRAVIEYMPQCPFSKITDERLLIASHIKPYSVCIKENNQEEALDYLNGLALSPTFDRLFDQGYITFLDSGELICGTQLSSYTWDKLNINPTAKNKMRIYPENRERYLEYHRKNVFLDDINDLT; this is translated from the coding sequence ATGCCTGAATATCAAAAAATAAAGATAGACAACCTCGAATACTTTATTATCGATGCAATACAGGATTTTAGAGCTGAAGATAGCTTCATTCATCGTTCCAATAAGCTAGCCCAATTTGACGGTAACGGAGAAAGCAAAAAGCACGTAGGCACATATAAGGGTGAACTTGGTCGAAAAATTTCTAATTTTTTTGATTATTCTACCTGGGGTTTGGAACATTTTGACAGTCATAAAAAACGCAAGACTTTAAACTCTGCAAGAGAAAGCGGTGCTATTATACAGGATTACACCTGTTTCTTTAGCAAAACAAATTTGCTTAAATATTTAGATGACGCTAAAGCGGAATATTATAATCAGGAACAAATTTACCATAATGACATTAGCGTTTATTTTGAAAAACGATATCAAGAAGTCCAAAATATTGATACAGAATACATTCCTTTTTCAATCTATGATGCTTCTGATAATTTATCACAACGTCAAAATAGAGGGTACATCAGATCGGATGACAGTATATGGAAACTGTGGAGAGAATTAATATTGCCAAAGATAAGTTATCTTTCAATTTTAAAATTAGTACCTGTTCTACCACAGGAGGGAAACAGTAAACCAATATTTTATTTTAGAATTTTATTAGATTATCAATTTCGAACCTTTGTACATCCAAGTGCTTTACAAATGATTGAGGAAATAGTTTTCGATATCCCCGAAATTGAAGAAATTAAAAAATCATATCGAATTGGACAGGAAAAATACAGAAGAGCTGTTATAGAATATATGCCACAGTGCCCTTTTTCAAAAATTACTGATGAAAGACTTTTAATTGCAAGTCATATAAAACCATATAGTGTCTGCATTAAAGAAAACAATCAGGAAGAGGCTTTAGATTACTTGAATGGCCTAGCTCTTTCACCAACATTTGACAGACTTTTTGACCAAGGTTATATAACGTTTTTAGACAGCGGAGAGTTAATATGTGGCACTCAGTTAAGTTCTTATACCTGGGATAAACTTAATATTAATCCAACTGCTAAAAATAAAATGCGGATTTATCCT